From Triticum urartu cultivar G1812 chromosome 2, Tu2.1, whole genome shotgun sequence, a single genomic window includes:
- the LOC125539024 gene encoding ribonuclease MRP protein subunit POP4-like isoform X1, producing MSTISDQKKRTLEAIQQRYAAAKAKKLKDEQPKCPKNKDSTPKPKFDARIKGKTPKFTPSRTSAQLPTFRAQGNSSHQQNTSGSSGGEVNPIYSELSFVLHENLSQDDYSDLDSTDIVHSVVYDIIQKGGEAGRIAKGSKKLKLDRGILLDNYVQRGPILVDAQSQSLLTHSKRSKRHMSLKQHKKCGSFDLHDTFRRFDLYKPMHEMWKEYMRELTKSTPKKQLSENLLSADLHGALIIVAQCKAASYQGVSGIMIRDTAETFGIISEDNRFRVVPKAGSVFVLQADCWKVTLIGDKLSPKEKLKESQRLQRAQSLIR from the exons ATGTCAACTATTTCTGATCAGAAGAAACGGACCTTAGAAGCCATTCAACAACGGTATGCAGCAGCTAAAGCTAAGAAGCTGAAAGATGAACAGCCTAAGTGCCCGAAGAACAAAGATAGTACCCCCAAGCCCAAGTTTGATGCACGGATTAAAGGAAAAACTCCCAAATTCACTCCTTCTCGAACTTCTGCCCAGCTCCCTACATTTAGAG CTCAAGGAAATTCCAGTCATCAACAAAACACTTCTGGTTCCTCAG GTGGAGAAGTCAACCCTATATACTCTGAGCTTTCATTTGTTCTCCATGAAAATTTGTCCCAAGATGACTATTCG GATCTCGACAGCACGGACATAGTTCACAGTGTTGTATATGACATAATTCAGAAAGGTGGAGAAGCCGGAAGAATCGCCAAGGGATCCAAAAAGTTAAAGCTGGATAGAGGGATTCTTTTGGATAACTATGTTCAAAGGGGTCCTATATTAGTGGATGCACAATCACAGTCTTTGTTGACCCACTCAAAGCGATCAAAAAGACACATGTCACTGAAGCAACATAAGAAATGTGGGTCATTTGATTTACATGATACATTCCGCAG GTTTGACCTCTATAAGCCAATGCATGAAATGTGGAAAGAGTATATGCGAGAGCTTACAAAAAGCACCCC GAAAAAGCAATTGTCTGAAAACCTCCTTTCAGCAGATCTTCATGGGGCCCTTATAATAG TGGCACAATGCAAAGCAGCCTCATATCAAGGTGTAAGTGGCATCATGATTCGGGACACTGCAGAGACTTTTGGAATTATATCAGAGGACAACCGCTTCCGAG TTGTGCCGAAAGCTGGGTCAGTTTTCGTCCTCCAAGCTGATTGCTGGAAGGTTACACTGATCGGCGACAAACTGTCGCCAAAGGAGAAGTTGAAGGAAAGCCAGCGTCTGCAGCGTGCGCAATCACTGATCAGATAG
- the LOC125537439 gene encoding uncharacterized protein LOC125537439: MSVEFEIQRLRNPYHGKLPKNCHWWAVAGRAQKNESHDSSLSFARSPTSTLALAIGLQGRRRRRAARQPAPPARLKPLLSPARSLRGPQPLLRPGHSFPACSPRGPQPLLRLGRWPRHPTPPRRSLLGPSPRLSSHPLSVFSVLFWEADFGGSFSKADFGELMPIVLSIGRLRDGYFAAAEGYVHYFVSA; encoded by the exons ATGTCCGTCGAATTTGAAATCCAACGGCTGAGAAATCCATATCACG GCAAATTACCAAAGAACTGCCACTGGTGGGCGGTGGCCGGCCGCGCCCAGAAAAACGAGTCGCACGACTCGTCCCTCTCCTTCGCTCGATCCCCCACCTCCACACTCGCGCTCGCGATAGGGTTAcagggccgccgccgccgccgcgccgcccgacAGCCCGCCCCTCCCGCTCGCCTGAAGCCGCTGCTCTCGCCCGCCCGCTCGCTTCGAGGCCCGCAGCCGTTGCTCCGCCCCGGCCACTCCTTCCCCGCTTGCTCGCCTCGAGGCCCTCAGCCGCTACTCCGCCTCGGCCGCTGGCCTCGACACCCgacgccgcctcgccggagtttGCTCGGGCCGTCGCCTAGGCTGAGCTCTCATCCCCTCTCTGTCTTCTCTGTTCTGTTCTGG GAAGCTGATTTTGGGGGAAGTTTCTCAAAAGCTGATTTTGGAGAATTAATGCCCATAGTTCTGAGTATTGGCAGACTGCGCGACGGCTATTTTGCGGCGGCGGAGGGATATGTGCATTATTTTGTCTCTGCATAG
- the LOC125539024 gene encoding ribonuclease MRP protein subunit POP4-like isoform X2: MSTISDQKKRTLEAIQQRYAAAKAKKLKDEQPKCPKNKDSTPKPKFDARIKDFICHQFFSYCCCSSAQGNSSHQQNTSGSSGGEVNPIYSELSFVLHENLSQDDYSDLDSTDIVHSVVYDIIQKGGEAGRIAKGSKKLKLDRGILLDNYVQRGPILVDAQSQSLLTHSKRSKRHMSLKQHKKCGSFDLHDTFRRFDLYKPMHEMWKEYMRELTKSTPKKQLSENLLSADLHGALIIVAQCKAASYQGVSGIMIRDTAETFGIISEDNRFRVVPKAGSVFVLQADCWKVTLIGDKLSPKEKLKESQRLQRAQSLIR, encoded by the exons ATGTCAACTATTTCTGATCAGAAGAAACGGACCTTAGAAGCCATTCAACAACGGTATGCAGCAGCTAAAGCTAAGAAGCTGAAAGATGAACAGCCTAAGTGCCCGAAGAACAAAGATAGTACCCCCAAGCCCAAGTTTGATGCACGGATTAAAG ATTTTATATGTCACCAGTTTTTCTCATACTGCTGCTGCTCCTCAGCTCAAGGAAATTCCAGTCATCAACAAAACACTTCTGGTTCCTCAG GTGGAGAAGTCAACCCTATATACTCTGAGCTTTCATTTGTTCTCCATGAAAATTTGTCCCAAGATGACTATTCG GATCTCGACAGCACGGACATAGTTCACAGTGTTGTATATGACATAATTCAGAAAGGTGGAGAAGCCGGAAGAATCGCCAAGGGATCCAAAAAGTTAAAGCTGGATAGAGGGATTCTTTTGGATAACTATGTTCAAAGGGGTCCTATATTAGTGGATGCACAATCACAGTCTTTGTTGACCCACTCAAAGCGATCAAAAAGACACATGTCACTGAAGCAACATAAGAAATGTGGGTCATTTGATTTACATGATACATTCCGCAG GTTTGACCTCTATAAGCCAATGCATGAAATGTGGAAAGAGTATATGCGAGAGCTTACAAAAAGCACCCC GAAAAAGCAATTGTCTGAAAACCTCCTTTCAGCAGATCTTCATGGGGCCCTTATAATAG TGGCACAATGCAAAGCAGCCTCATATCAAGGTGTAAGTGGCATCATGATTCGGGACACTGCAGAGACTTTTGGAATTATATCAGAGGACAACCGCTTCCGAG TTGTGCCGAAAGCTGGGTCAGTTTTCGTCCTCCAAGCTGATTGCTGGAAGGTTACACTGATCGGCGACAAACTGTCGCCAAAGGAGAAGTTGAAGGAAAGCCAGCGTCTGCAGCGTGCGCAATCACTGATCAGATAG